One genomic segment of Musa acuminata AAA Group cultivar baxijiao chromosome BXJ3-3, Cavendish_Baxijiao_AAA, whole genome shotgun sequence includes these proteins:
- the LOC135581697 gene encoding ribose-phosphate pyrophosphokinase 1-like isoform X2, with product MGMELGKINIKRFADGEVYVQLQESVRGCHAFLVQPTCPPTNENLMELLIMIDACRRASARSITAIIPYFGYGRADRKTKERESIAAKLVANLITEAGANRVVSIDFHSGQAIGYFDISVDQVYGQPVILDYLVSKNIPSKDLVVVSPDVGGVARARGFAKKLSDAPLAIVDKRRQGHNISEVMNLIGDVKGKVAVLVDDMIDTAGTITNAAALLQQEGANAVYACCTHAVFSPPAIERLSSGVFQEVIITNTIPVAEHNYFSQLTVLSVANLLAETIWHIHSDGSVSGMFK from the exons ATGGGCATGGAACTTGGTAAGATTAACATCAAACGCTTTGCTGATGGGGAGGTCTATGTGCAACTGCAAGAGAGTGTAAGGGGCTGCCATGCGTTTCTTGTGCAACCAACATGCCCCCCAACAAATGAGAATCTTATGGAGCTCTTGATCATGATAGATGCATGTCGGAGAGCTTCCGCACGATCCATTACAGCTATCATTCCATATTTTGGATATGGTAGagcagatagaaag ACTAAAGAACGTGAGTCCATTGCAGCTAAACTTGTTGCAAACCTGATCACAGAAGCAGGAGCCAACCGTGTCGTTTCTATTGATTTCCATTCTGGACAGGCAATAGGATATTTTGATATTTCTGTTGACCAAGTGTATGGCCAG CCCGTGATTTTGGATTACTTGGTTAGCAAAAACATTCCTTCAAAGGACTTGGTTGTTGTCTCACCTGATGTGGGTGGGGTTGCTCGTGCACGTGGTTTTGCCAAGAAGTTGTCAGATGCACCTTTAGCTATTGTCGACAAAAGGCGTCAAGGCCATAATATTTCtgag GTTATGAACTTGATTGGTGATGTGAAAGGAAAGGTTGCTGTTTTGGTGGATGACATGATTGATACTGCCG GGACTATCACTAATGCGGCAGCTTTATTACAGCAGGAAGGTGCTAATGCAGTGTATGCATGTTGCACTCATGCTGTTTTTAG CCCTCCTGCAATAGAGAGGCTGTCCAGTGGTGTTTTTCAGGAAGTGATAATAACAAACACTATCCCAGTTGCAGAACATAATTATTTCTCTCAACTAACTGTCCTTTCTGTTGCAAACCTTCTAGCTGAGACCATCTGGCACATACATTCTGATGGCTCTGTTAGTGGTATGTTCAAGTAA
- the LOC135581697 gene encoding ribose-phosphate pyrophosphokinase 1-like isoform X1 — translation MVISSLFTTPAAPPLLACKSGFNQAPLPVHMRFDISKSSQLSNGRLSLPGFSCTHQESIVALNPDSTVKPEGRVKIFSGSANLLLAQEIASYMGMELGKINIKRFADGEVYVQLQESVRGCHAFLVQPTCPPTNENLMELLIMIDACRRASARSITAIIPYFGYGRADRKTKERESIAAKLVANLITEAGANRVVSIDFHSGQAIGYFDISVDQVYGQPVILDYLVSKNIPSKDLVVVSPDVGGVARARGFAKKLSDAPLAIVDKRRQGHNISEVMNLIGDVKGKVAVLVDDMIDTAGTITNAAALLQQEGANAVYACCTHAVFSPPAIERLSSGVFQEVIITNTIPVAEHNYFSQLTVLSVANLLAETIWHIHSDGSVSGMFK, via the exons ATGGTCATTTCCTCTCTGTTCACGACGCCTGCAGCTCCGCCTCTTCTCGCATGCAAATCGGGGTTCAATCAGGCGCCTCTGCCTGTTCACATG AGGTTTGACATATCTAAGTCATCACAGCTGTCTAATGGAAGATTGTCGCTACCTGGGTTCTCATGCACACATCAGGAGAGCATAGTTGCCCTGAATCCTGATAGTACAGTGAAGCCTGAAGGTAGAGTGAAAATATTCTCTGGGTCAGCAAACCTTCTGCTTGCACAG GAAATTGCCTCCTACATGGGCATGGAACTTGGTAAGATTAACATCAAACGCTTTGCTGATGGGGAGGTCTATGTGCAACTGCAAGAGAGTGTAAGGGGCTGCCATGCGTTTCTTGTGCAACCAACATGCCCCCCAACAAATGAGAATCTTATGGAGCTCTTGATCATGATAGATGCATGTCGGAGAGCTTCCGCACGATCCATTACAGCTATCATTCCATATTTTGGATATGGTAGagcagatagaaag ACTAAAGAACGTGAGTCCATTGCAGCTAAACTTGTTGCAAACCTGATCACAGAAGCAGGAGCCAACCGTGTCGTTTCTATTGATTTCCATTCTGGACAGGCAATAGGATATTTTGATATTTCTGTTGACCAAGTGTATGGCCAG CCCGTGATTTTGGATTACTTGGTTAGCAAAAACATTCCTTCAAAGGACTTGGTTGTTGTCTCACCTGATGTGGGTGGGGTTGCTCGTGCACGTGGTTTTGCCAAGAAGTTGTCAGATGCACCTTTAGCTATTGTCGACAAAAGGCGTCAAGGCCATAATATTTCtgag GTTATGAACTTGATTGGTGATGTGAAAGGAAAGGTTGCTGTTTTGGTGGATGACATGATTGATACTGCCG GGACTATCACTAATGCGGCAGCTTTATTACAGCAGGAAGGTGCTAATGCAGTGTATGCATGTTGCACTCATGCTGTTTTTAG CCCTCCTGCAATAGAGAGGCTGTCCAGTGGTGTTTTTCAGGAAGTGATAATAACAAACACTATCCCAGTTGCAGAACATAATTATTTCTCTCAACTAACTGTCCTTTCTGTTGCAAACCTTCTAGCTGAGACCATCTGGCACATACATTCTGATGGCTCTGTTAGTGGTATGTTCAAGTAA